The proteins below come from a single Mytilus edulis chromosome 5, xbMytEdul2.2, whole genome shotgun sequence genomic window:
- the LOC139524687 gene encoding uncharacterized protein, with the protein MGKSKAEIQKAYRERKKQKEGEAYLKKERERVKGYYVPIEEKPQRKANERRKKVREWVRQHRLKKKNLTKTVANNLEQTKTVANNLEQCSEISSSSDVTSTVNIVTEQLIVKLPSLATKKRTRTRVNRANAKHRRTIADLTDKNELLNRKIRTVSKRYQRLINREKKTQTIIRNPTTSSSSRNSPSTSTSIALTPRKRTIQEIREEGLTPHKVPKKIQEKLLFANVITEEIGAAWKSNGLKGKHVLKKIVNGEIIKKYKMKKMLGIKSGIRRHHFKATVCSNKLLSFSLLRKRVESREILRGDVVTFLERDDNSRMMPGKNDKKKTETGHIQKRVLNDSMLFLHLKFKTESPKKISLATFCRLRPKHICLTKHLSRNKCLCQKHQNMALALKNMKTSGANVTINPDEFVRQLKDKPLPEILSEIRNENVRYEQWKKVEMADGKKRTKIVEREETRDSFISIVHTQVRDFQEHVSRVRLQYQALNNLKENLPCENVIVQMDFAENFSCTSADEVQSAYWNSSAVTLHPVVVYFKNEQKELEHKNYVFVSDDLGHNIGSVYTIIQKLLSEIKNHVNNLKVVHYWTDSPSSQYRNKTAFYIVSDHKNIFGVNAIWNYFETGHGKGPCDGIGGTSKRTADLAVRQGKITVQDAPEYFERVQKHHTSAKYIYYNSTECTDSRLEISEFNKHIIPLKGTMQVHCVVGVSKGIVKTTVTSCYCEECLIGNFHDYSESNILKGENAGRVVVPEKEANINQNEHVETAEVEADRIEILIAVDQFVAAIYDNAWHVGKITDIDETDKECQVNFLRPSQGRNTGNPLYKWPNPEDKIWLQVTDILCNIREPNKVGRSGRSFEIDPQDYRNACSLLQLRSNT; encoded by the coding sequence atggGAAAATCAAAGGCTGAAATTCAGAAAGCCTATAGAGAGCGAAAAAAACAGAAAGAAGGAGAAGCTTATcttaaaaaagaaagagaaagaGTCAAAGGATACTATGTGCCAATAGAAGAAAAGCCACAAAGAAAGGCAAATGAAAGGCGTAAAAAGGTTCGTGAATGGGTTCGACAACATAGGCTAAAGAAAAAGAATCTTACCAAAACAGTAGCTAATAATTTGGAGCAAACCAAAACAGTAGCTAATAACTTGGAGCAATGTTCAGAAATATCATCATCATCAGATGTCACATCTACAGTTAACATTGTGACTGAACAATTGATAGTTAAGTTACCGTCACTGGCTACAAAGAAAAGAACCAGAACTAGAGTAAATCGTGCCAACGCCAAACATAGAAGAACAATAGCAGACCTGACAGACAAAAATGAACTACTCAATAGAAAAATTAGGACCGTATCAAAGCGATATCAGAGATTAATAAACAGGGAAAAGAAAACACAAACTATCATAAGAAATCCTACTACATCATCCTCCTCCAGAAATAGCCCTTCTACATCAACATCAATTGCTCTGACACCTAGAAAAAGAACTATACAAGAAATCAGAGAAGAGGGTCTGACACCACATAAGGTTCCAAAAAAGATCCAGGAAAAACTACTCTTTGCAAATGTTATAACAGAAGAGATAGGGGCTGCTTGGAAATCAAATGGGTTGAAGGGAAAACACGTTTTGAAGAAAATTGTTAACGGAGAAATAATCAAGAAGTACAAGATGAAGAAAATGTTAGGCATCAAATCCGGAATAAGACGTCATCACTTCAAGGCCACAGTGTGTTCCAACAAATTGCTCTCTTTTTCTTTATTGAGGAAGCGTGTAGAATCAAGAGAAATACTTCGTGGAGACGTCGTCACATTCTTAGAAAGAGACGATAATAGCAGAATGATGCCTGGCAAAAAcgataaaaagaaaactgaaaCCGGTCATATACAAAAAAGAGTTCTTAACGACAGCATGTTATTTTTGCATCTCAAATTCAAAACTGAGTCACCGAAGAAAATTTCACTTGCTACCTTCTGTCGTTTGAGACCAAAGCATATATGCCTGACCAAACATTTAAGTAGAAATAAATGCCTCTGCCAAAAGCACCAAAACATGGCGTTAGCCCTTAAGAACATGAAAACGTCAGGTGCCAACGTAACCATCAATCCCGATGAATTTGTAAGGCAGCTAAAAGACAAGCCACTCCCAGAGATACTCTCAGAAATTCGAAATGAAAATGTCAGGTATGAACAGTGGAAAAAGGTTGAGATGGCAGAtggcaaaaaaagaacaaaaattgtTGAGAGAGAGGAAACAAGGGACAGCTTCATTTCAATTGTACATACTCAAGTTCGTGATTTTCAAGAACACGTGTCAAGAGTTCGACTTCAATACCAAGCCTTAAacaatctgaaagaaaatttaccgtgtgaaaatgtaatcgtgcAGATGGACTTTGCCGAAAACTTTTCATGTACTTCAGCCGATGAAGTTCAGAGTGCATATTGGAATTCGAGTGCTGTTACCCTACATCCAGTTGTTGTTTATTTCAAGAACGAACAGAAGGaacttgaacataaaaactatgtCTTCGTTTCCGACGATCTTGGGCACAACATAGGATCTGTTTATACCATCATTCAAAAGCTTTTGTCTGAAATAAAGAATCATGTCAATAATCTGAAGGTTGTTCACTACTGGACAGATAGTCCAAGTTCACAATATCGTAACAAGACGGCCTTCTACATTGTGTCtgatcataaaaatatatttggtgtCAATGCCATTTGGAACTATTTTGAAACCGGGCACGGAAAAGGGCCATGCGATGGCATTGGGGGAACATCAAAACGTACCGCAGACCTCGCCGTCAGACAAGGAAAAATAACAGTACAGGATGCACCTGAGTACTTTGAAAGAGTGCAAAAGCACCACACGAGTGCTAAATACATTTATTACAATTCAACAGAATGCACAGATAGCAGGTTAGAGATTTCAGAGTTCAACAAACACATAATTCCATTGAAGGGAACAATGCAGGTCCACTGTGTGGTTGGTGTATCTAAAGGTATAGTCAAGACGACCGTGACTTCCTGTTACTGTGAGGAATGTTTGATAGGTAATTTCCATGATTACTCAGAGTCAAACATATTGAAAGGAGAGAATGCTGGTCGTGTTGTAGTACCAGAAAAAGAGgccaatataaatcaaaatgagCATGTTGAAACAGCTGAAGTCGAAGCTGACAGGATTGAGATACTCATCGCCGTCGACCAATTTGTTGCGGCAATATATGATAATGCATGGCACGTTGGAAAAATAACAGACATCGATGAAACTGATAAAGAATGTCAAGTTAATTTTTTGCGGCCAAGTCAAGGAAGGAATACTGGAAATCCTTTGTATAAATGGCCAAATCCAGAAGACAAAATATGGTTACAGGTCACAGACATATTGTGTAACATTAGAGAGCCCAATAAAGTTGGACGGAGTGGTCGAAGCTTTGAAATTGATCCTCAGGACTATAGAAATGCCTGTAGTTTGTTACAGTTAAGATCTAATACTTAA
- the LOC139524691 gene encoding lachesin-like isoform X1 — translation MINVLTTVVLSSIFCSVFAARPEIVDDILPEVKKQGQTAYLNCSVINLQSPAQLQWIKKTTPTGDPLHISSDETVRINDFVEGRRKYDVVKYGNTNRLMYQLIVRSLTETDAGNYTCQIYLPNQNYKEWPQKLGVLTVQIAPTIKADSAASITVQENQNITLTCEANGNPAPNITWKRGDGFPLPNGGFQQRGGVYKVYQINATDRGQFICIADNNVKPPASYTVQLEVRFAPYCTAVQDTVGQAQNRRFHAKLECLVAANPRSEVIWYKENKATQEKEQIQDNDKYKLEQQDDQRLKADEKWYTLEIKNVQGNDYGDYYCTGKNEHGENQAKFQLFETMECQGQNCPSVGAGKAPSTYQVSMVTFMIGLIISFSINKCLQR, via the exons tttttgctGCAAGACCAGAAATAGTAGATGATATTTTACCAGAGGTTAAAAAACAAGGTCAAACAGCATACCTGAATTGTTCTGTCATAAATTTACAGTCTCCTGCACag TTACAATGGATTAAAAAGACCACACCAACTGGTGACCCTTTACACATTTCCTCAGATGAAACTGTTCGTATTAACGATTTTGTTGAAGGCAGAAGGAAATATGATGTGGTGAAATACGGAAATACCAATCGTTTAATGTACCAACTGATTGTCCGATCATTAACAGAGACAGATGCAGGGAATTATACATGTCAGATCTATCTACCAAATCAGAATTACAAAGAGTGGCCACAAAAGTTGGGTGTTTTAACTGTGCAAA TTGCTCCTACTATAAAAGCTGATAGTGCTGCCAGTATAACTGTACAGGAAAATCAAAATATCACGCTGACATGTGAAGCTAATGGTAATCCTGCACCGAATATTACATGGAAAAGAGGAGATGGATTCCCCCTCCCTAATGGTGGATTCCAGCAAAGG GGTGGTGTTTACAAGGTTTACCAAATCAATGCCACAGATCGTGGACAGTTTATTTGTATTGCTGATAACAATGTTAAACCACCAGCATCTTATACAGTACAGCTTGAAGTCAGGTTTGCTCCCTACTGTACGGCTGTTCAGGATACCGTAGGTCAAGCACAAAATCGGAGGTTTCATGCAAAGTTGGAGTGCTTAGTAGCAG CTAATCCTAGATCAGAAGTTATATGGTATAAAGAAAACAAAGCAACACAAGAAAAAGAACAAATTCAGGACAATGACAAATACAAATTAGAACAACAAGATGATCAGAGATTGAAAGCTGATGAAAAATGGTacactcttgaaataaaaaatgtacaaGGAAATGATTATGGAGATTATTATTGTACAGGGAAAAATGAACACGGAGAAAATCAAGCTAAATTTCAACTTTTTG AAACTATGGAATGTCAAGGACAGAACTGTCCATCTGTTGGAGCAGGGAAGGCACCATCAACTTACCAAGTTTCCATGGTTACATTTATGATTGGACTCATCATTAGCTTCAGTATCAATAAGTGCTTACAAAGGTGA
- the LOC139524691 gene encoding lachesin-like isoform X2 has product MINVLTTVVLSSIFCSVFAARPEIVDDILPEVKKQGQTAYLNCSVINLQSPAQLQWIKKTTPTGDPLHISSDETVRINDFVEGRRKYDVVKYGNTNRLMYQLIVRSLTETDAGNYTCQIYLPNQNYKEWPQKLGVLTVQIAPTIKADSAASITVQENQNITLTCEANGNPAPNITWKRGDGFPLPNGGFQQRGGVYKVYQINATDRGQFICIADNNVKPPASYTVQLEVRFAPYCTAVQDTVGQAQNRRFHAKLECLVAANPRSEVIWYKENKATQEKEQIQDNDKYKLEQQDDQRLKADEKWYTLEIKNVQGNDYGDYYCTGKNEHGENQAKFQLFGMYIICIISCHVVIVLL; this is encoded by the exons tttttgctGCAAGACCAGAAATAGTAGATGATATTTTACCAGAGGTTAAAAAACAAGGTCAAACAGCATACCTGAATTGTTCTGTCATAAATTTACAGTCTCCTGCACag TTACAATGGATTAAAAAGACCACACCAACTGGTGACCCTTTACACATTTCCTCAGATGAAACTGTTCGTATTAACGATTTTGTTGAAGGCAGAAGGAAATATGATGTGGTGAAATACGGAAATACCAATCGTTTAATGTACCAACTGATTGTCCGATCATTAACAGAGACAGATGCAGGGAATTATACATGTCAGATCTATCTACCAAATCAGAATTACAAAGAGTGGCCACAAAAGTTGGGTGTTTTAACTGTGCAAA TTGCTCCTACTATAAAAGCTGATAGTGCTGCCAGTATAACTGTACAGGAAAATCAAAATATCACGCTGACATGTGAAGCTAATGGTAATCCTGCACCGAATATTACATGGAAAAGAGGAGATGGATTCCCCCTCCCTAATGGTGGATTCCAGCAAAGG GGTGGTGTTTACAAGGTTTACCAAATCAATGCCACAGATCGTGGACAGTTTATTTGTATTGCTGATAACAATGTTAAACCACCAGCATCTTATACAGTACAGCTTGAAGTCAGGTTTGCTCCCTACTGTACGGCTGTTCAGGATACCGTAGGTCAAGCACAAAATCGGAGGTTTCATGCAAAGTTGGAGTGCTTAGTAGCAG CTAATCCTAGATCAGAAGTTATATGGTATAAAGAAAACAAAGCAACACAAGAAAAAGAACAAATTCAGGACAATGACAAATACAAATTAGAACAACAAGATGATCAGAGATTGAAAGCTGATGAAAAATGGTacactcttgaaataaaaaatgtacaaGGAAATGATTATGGAGATTATTATTGTACAGGGAAAAATGAACACGGAGAAAATCAAGCTAAATTTCAACTTTTTGGTATGTATATTATATGTATCATAAGCTGTCATGTTGTCATAGTTCTGCTCTAG